Part of the Burkholderia sp. FERM BP-3421 genome, ATTCCGATTGCGCGACGCGCGAGTCGTAGTCGATGTCGGTGACGCCGATCAGCCGCCGCACGAACTCCACGAGCGCCGTCTCGGCCCGCACGAAGCGGCGTGCGAGCACGTCGGTGACCACCAGCGCGCCCGCGTTGATGAAGGGATTGCGCGGCTTGCCGCGCTCGCTTTCGAGCTGCACGAGCGAATTGAACGCGTTGCCCGACGGCTCGCGGCCGACCCGGTCCCATAGCTCGTCGCCGAGCAGCTGGAAGGCGAGCGTGCAGGCGAACAGCTTCGAGATGCTCTGGATCGAGAAGCGCTCGCGCGCCGCGCCGACCGTGTGGACCCCGCCGTCGAGCGTGACGATCGCCATGCCGAAACGATCGGCGGGCACCTTCGCGAGTTCGGGGATGTAGTCGGCGACGCGGCCCGCGCCGATCCAGGGCGCGAGTTCAGCGTGGATGCGTTCGAGGATCAACTGGTAATTCAGATCGGCGGTCATGCAGGCGAAATCAACGGGGCGTAGCGGAGGCGGACCGGCGGCACGCCCTTGTCCGCGAACGGATGCGGCGGGAGCGTGGGCCGGAGGCCGCGATCGAGACGGGGTGCGGCGGTCGAGGCCGCCGCGCCGCGCGGGCGGCAACCCGCATCTCGAAAACGACCGCATGATACTACAGCCGCCCGGCCCGTCAGCCGTGCTGGGCAAGGGCCGGCCGGCGCGGCGCGAGGGGAGGCGAGCGACGGCCGAGCGGGGCGGGCCCCGACGTCATCCCGACGGACCGCGTCGCGCGCGGTGGCGCGCCTCGTCGTCCCGGCGCCCGCCCGCCGGCAAGGAAAATTGTGCAACACGTCGCGTTTCCGGCCGGAGGGATCCAGCCGCGACCGTCCGTCGCGGCATCTGTTTCGAGACGTCGGGCCGCGATCGTGCGTCGCATGCGGATAGCGCCCAATCCCGCCCGGCGGGCCTCCCGCCCGGGCGGTCGATGTTCCGTCCCCATCATTTGCCGCGTTCCGGACGCGGTTTCCGCCCAAAATCCGCCGGCAGGCGAGGATCAAAAATGAGATAGTCTCAGTCGATTTTTGTGTTCTATCCCACCCCCTTTTTCGCGGAATGTATGCGCGGCGGCACCGGCCACGCGTATCATGCGAAATATTTCGGGATATTACGCCGATCATCAGAATGCCCAATGGGCGTTGCGTCCCGTTGTTTTTGTTGAACTCTTGCCTGTATCGACCGACCGCCCATGCCTTTCCGGATTCTTCTCGTCGAGGACGACAATCGTCTGTCGACGCTGATCGCGGGCTACCTGCGCAAACATGACTATGAAGTCGAGACCGTGCTGCACGGCGACGAGGCCGTGCCCGCGATCCTGAGCGGCCAGCCGGACCTCGTGATCCTCGACGTGAACCTGCCCGGCAAGGATGGTTTCGAGATTTGCCGGGAGGCGCGCGAGCACTACGATGGCGTGATCATCATGGTGACCGCGCGCGACGAGCAGTTCGACGAACTGCTGGGCCTCGAATTCGGCGCGGACGACTATGTGCACAAGCCGGTCGAGCCGCGCATCCTGCTCGCCCGGATCAAGGCCCAGCTGCGCCGCGCGCCGGTGCGCCAGGCGGAGACGGCGGCGCAGCCCGAGAGCTATACGTTCGGCAAGTTTTCGATCAACCGCGCGAACCGGACGGTGCGGCTGCCCGACGGCAGCACGCCGGACCTGACCTCCGCCGAGTTCGACCTGCTGTGGGCGCTGGTGTGCCACGCGGGCGAGGTGGTGAGCCGCGACGACCTGATGCTGCAACTGCGCGGCGTGGAGTTCGACGGGCTGGACCGCACGATCGACGGCCGAATCTCGAAGCTGCGCCGCAAGCTGCGCGACGATGCGGGCAGCCCGCAGCGCATCAAGACGATCCGCAGCAAGGGCTACCAGTTCAGCAAGCACGCCTGGGAGTAAAGCGGGGATGGCCGGCGGCCGGGCCGCGCGGCTGGCCCGCGCCGCGTCGTTACATAAATCGACACAGTTGGCAGGTAAGTTGACATCATTGCCGCGAATTGATGTCTATCATTCAATAATTCCGCTTTTTGCGTCCTTCCGTGCCGGGTTCGCGCCCGGCATCGCGCCGTCGTCCCGCTCCTCCCCGCCGTTCCGGATGCCCGCCCGCCCAAGACCATGAACAGCAGCCACGCCCCTCGTCTTTCCCCGCTGCGCTACTGCAAGTGGCGCTGGCTGAACTTCCGCCGCTCGTGGACCGACATGCGGGCCGACCGGATCCCGAGCTGGTCGCGTCTGTACGTGCGGACCTACCTGCACCTGATCGGCGTGGTGCTGCTGACGACGCTGGTGCCGGTGCTCGCGCTGTGCGTCGTGCTGACGCCCCGCGTGGTGTGGCGTGCCTATGAGACGCTGCCGGGCGGCGCGCTGCTGATCTTCCTGTTCG contains:
- a CDS encoding glutaminase, whose amino-acid sequence is MNYQLILERIHAELAPWIGAGRVADYIPELAKVPADRFGMAIVTLDGGVHTVGAARERFSIQSISKLFACTLAFQLLGDELWDRVGREPSGNAFNSLVQLESERGKPRNPFINAGALVVTDVLARRFVRAETALVEFVRRLIGVTDIDYDSRVAQSELQHAERNRAMAHFMASFGNMQMPPEVVVDAYCRQCAITMNCVELAQAALFLANGGVAPVTGERIIDASSAKRLSALMLTCGTYDAAGDFVYRVGLPAKSGVGGGIVAVLPGEMAVCVWSPGLDSNGNSLAGTLALEWLTTYSGRSIF
- a CDS encoding response regulator; the protein is MPFRILLVEDDNRLSTLIAGYLRKHDYEVETVLHGDEAVPAILSGQPDLVILDVNLPGKDGFEICREAREHYDGVIIMVTARDEQFDELLGLEFGADDYVHKPVEPRILLARIKAQLRRAPVRQAETAAQPESYTFGKFSINRANRTVRLPDGSTPDLTSAEFDLLWALVCHAGEVVSRDDLMLQLRGVEFDGLDRTIDGRISKLRRKLRDDAGSPQRIKTIRSKGYQFSKHAWE